Proteins encoded in a region of the Zea mays cultivar B73 chromosome 2, Zm-B73-REFERENCE-NAM-5.0, whole genome shotgun sequence genome:
- the LOC100284896 gene encoding phosphatidate cytidylyltransferase has translation MQRDAGSGDRTPGTPSPTHGGRLRHRKRSNEVPSDVNTTNGANLLLNDQNKYKSMLVRTYSSLWMMAGVVFLIYMGHLYIWAMVVVVQIFMAKELFNLLRKANEDRQLPGFRMLNWHFFFTAMLFTYGRFLSHQLVNTMTSDKLLYKLVSRLIKYQMFICYFLYIAGFVWFIITLKKKTYKYQFSQYAWTHMILLMVFAQSSFTVANIFDGIFWFILPASLIAINDVAAYFFGFFFGKTPLIKLSPKKTWEGFIGASVTTLLSAFVVANFMGHFQWLTCPRKDLSTGWLYCDPGPMFTPEGYDLPGWIPQWFPWREIAIMPVQWHALALGLFASIIAPFGGFFASGFKRAFKFKDFGDSIPGHGGFTDRMDCQMVMAVFAYIYYQSFVMVQDLSVETILEQILRNLTFEEQRELYGQLGKLLVRAN, from the exons ATGCAGAGGGATGCCGGCTCCGGCGACCGGACGCCGGGCACCCCGAGCCCGACGCACGGTGGCCGGCTCAGGCACCGGAAGCGCTCCAACGAG GTCCCCAGCGACGTGAACACGACTAATGGCGCCAACCTGCTCTTAAACGACCAGAACAAGTACAAGTCGATGCTAGTTCGTACCTACTCCTCACTGTGGATGATGGCCGGGGTCGTGTTCTTGATATATATGGGCCATCTCTACATCTGGGCCATGGTGGTGGTCGTCCAAATCTTCATGGCAAAGGAGCTCTTCAACCTTCTCCGCAAGGCCAATGAGGACCGGCAGCTCCCAGGGTTCAGGATGCTCAACTG GCATTTTTTCTTTACTGCGATGCTGTTTACCTACGGGCGCTTCCTTAGCCATCAGCTTGTTAACACGATGACTTCAGATAAGTTGTTGTACAAGCTGGTGAGCAGGCTCATCAAGTACCAGATGTTTATTTGCTACTTTCTTTACATAGCAG GTTTTGTTTGGTTTATTATCACACTAAAGAAAAAGACATACAAGTACCAGTTCAGTCAATATGCATGGACTCACATGATCCTTCTCATGGTATTTGCCCAGTCATCTTTCACTGTGGCAAACATTTTTGATGGAATATTCTG GTTCATCCTCCCAGCTTCGTTAATTGCTATCAATGATGTTGCTGCATATTTCTTTGGGTTCTTCTTTGGGAAAACACCACTGATCAAGCTCTCTCCAAAGAAAAcatgggaaggctttataggtgcATCAGTGACAACATTGCTTTCTGCATTTGTG GTTGCtaatttcatgggccatttcCAGTGGTTAACATGCCCAAGAAAG GATCTATCAACTGGATGGCTTTATTGTGACCCAGGTCCCATGTTTACACCAGAAGGTTATGATCTACCGGGATGGATACCACAATGG TTTCCATGGCGAGAAATTGCAATTATGCCCGTTCAATGGCATGCATTAGCTCTTGGCTTGTTTGCTTCAATAATAGCACCATTTGGTGGCTTTTTTGCAAGTGGATTCAAGAGGGCATTCAAATTTAAG GATTTTGGGGACAGCATACCTGGTCATGGTGGATTTACAGATAGGATGGACTGCCAA ATGGTCATGGCTGTTTTTGCGTACATCTATTACCAATCATTTGTAATGGTACAGGACTTATCTGTTGAGACAATCCTGGAGCAG ATACTACGTAATCTCACCTTTGAGGAGCAGCGTGAGCTATATGGACAGCTAGGCAAGTTACTTGTGAGAGCGAACTGA